One window of the Candidatus Dependentiae bacterium genome contains the following:
- a CDS encoding TrkA family potassium uptake protein codes for MKFCVIGLGRFGQQVAKVLADNGMEVMAIDSNESIVASIRDSVTQAICMRVTDEDSLRSVGVDEMDTVIVATGENFAQSILITALLKKRLHIPQVIARAINDIHKEILTIVGADRVILPEQEIGIKVADNLSSPFIDLIRLSKDFSISQIRAPKSFVGKSLKDLALFVNYKVYCIGLKEDDNVISIDPGHVVKAHDKLIFAGHNDNLKQLADL; via the coding sequence ATGAAATTTTGTGTTATTGGATTAGGACGATTTGGCCAACAAGTAGCAAAAGTGCTTGCCGATAACGGCATGGAAGTTATGGCCATCGATAGCAATGAATCAATTGTAGCTTCGATTAGAGATAGTGTTACCCAAGCCATCTGTATGCGCGTCACCGACGAAGATTCACTACGTAGCGTAGGGGTAGATGAGATGGATACGGTGATTGTTGCCACAGGTGAAAACTTTGCACAGTCTATCCTGATTACTGCTCTACTCAAAAAACGACTACATATCCCACAAGTTATCGCCCGCGCTATCAATGATATACATAAAGAAATATTGACCATTGTAGGTGCTGACCGAGTCATTTTACCAGAGCAAGAAATTGGTATAAAAGTTGCCGATAACCTTAGCTCCCCCTTTATTGACCTGATACGCCTGAGTAAAGACTTCTCTATCAGCCAAATTAGAGCGCCCAAAAGCTTTGTAGGAAAAAGCTTGAAAGACCTGGCATTATTTGTCAATTATAAGGTCTATTGCATAGGCTTGAAAGAAGATGATAACGTTATATCTATAGACCCGGGGCACGTGGTCAAAGCACATGATAAGCTCATCTTTGCAGGCCATAATGACAACCTGAAACAACTGGCAGATCTGTAA
- a CDS encoding YqaA family protein, which yields MFGFMRDLYDWMGSYVYKPYADFMLGFLFYLEAIFFLPTDPMLIVYCIKRRERSFYYATIATAASVLGGITGYFIGYFLWDMAGEQIIHNRFVSHILSPENFATISAWYKKYEVWAILAAGFTPIPYKAATLTAGFFKLSLIPFIICSIIARGARFFLYAIIIFIYGEHIQKSIDTYFNTVMTCMLVMIIGTIWLFTH from the coding sequence GTGTTTGGATTCATGCGAGACCTATATGATTGGATGGGTTCATATGTGTATAAACCTTATGCAGATTTTATGCTTGGGTTTCTTTTCTATTTAGAAGCAATCTTTTTTTTGCCTACTGACCCCATGCTCATCGTATACTGCATCAAGCGGCGTGAACGATCATTTTATTATGCAACAATTGCAACAGCAGCATCTGTTTTAGGTGGTATCACCGGGTATTTTATTGGGTACTTTTTGTGGGATATGGCAGGAGAACAAATAATCCACAATAGATTTGTTAGCCATATTCTTTCTCCTGAAAATTTTGCAACAATTTCTGCATGGTATAAAAAATATGAAGTCTGGGCAATTTTGGCAGCAGGATTTACGCCAATACCATATAAAGCCGCAACCCTGACTGCAGGATTTTTTAAGTTATCACTGATTCCATTTATTATATGCTCTATTATTGCACGAGGCGCTCGCTTCTTTCTGTATGCCATCATCATTTTTATATATGGTGAACACATTCAAAAATCAATCGATACTTATTTTAATACTGTCATGACTTGTATGCTCGTCATGATTATTGGTACCATATGGTTGTTTACTCATTAA
- a CDS encoding glycine--tRNA ligase codes for MSSQTSPVTLEKLVALCKRRGFIYQSAEIYGGLNGVYDAGHLGALMKQNIRNAWRSAISSNHLDVVFLEGALLGPQAMWEASGHLEGFHDPMVDCMQCKHRYRADHIDLNKACPHCGKKAWTDVRQFNMMFKTDVGAAAENATTAYLRPETAQSIFVNFKNVLSTNRVKVPFGIAQIGKAFRNEITPKQFLFRMREFEQMELEWFCKPEDTDKFFTFWTEHREKFYTTIGINPSKIRLRPHGADELAHYSTKCVDVEYEFPFGWKELEGIADRGNYDLRRHMEYSGKDLRVYDDETKESYIPHVVECSVGTDRLFLTLLFDAYSEDIVEGEERIVLKLNPKIAPVKAAFFPLSKKLNDQTLAIYHDIKKKLGLELIFDDSGSIGKRYRRQDEIGTPVCFTYDFDSETDNSVTARNRDTTKQERIAIDNIVPYLKDLLI; via the coding sequence ATGAGTTCTCAAACAAGCCCAGTTACCTTAGAAAAACTTGTTGCACTCTGCAAACGCCGCGGGTTCATTTACCAGTCTGCAGAAATTTATGGCGGCCTAAACGGCGTATATGATGCCGGACATTTGGGCGCACTCATGAAGCAAAACATTCGTAACGCATGGCGTTCTGCCATATCAAGCAACCATCTTGATGTAGTATTTTTAGAAGGTGCGCTTCTTGGCCCACAAGCAATGTGGGAGGCATCTGGACATTTAGAAGGATTCCATGATCCAATGGTAGATTGCATGCAATGTAAGCATCGCTATCGTGCCGATCATATCGATTTGAATAAAGCGTGCCCACATTGTGGTAAAAAAGCATGGACCGATGTGCGACAATTCAACATGATGTTTAAAACAGATGTTGGTGCCGCTGCAGAAAATGCTACCACTGCCTATTTGCGTCCTGAAACAGCACAATCTATTTTTGTAAATTTTAAAAACGTCCTTTCAACCAATCGTGTTAAAGTTCCATTTGGTATTGCTCAAATTGGCAAAGCATTCCGTAATGAAATTACACCAAAACAATTCCTATTTCGTATGCGTGAATTCGAACAAATGGAATTAGAATGGTTCTGTAAACCAGAAGATACTGATAAATTCTTCACCTTCTGGACTGAACACCGCGAAAAATTTTATACCACTATTGGTATCAATCCAAGTAAAATTCGCTTGCGGCCACATGGCGCTGATGAGCTTGCACACTACTCAACTAAGTGCGTTGACGTAGAATATGAGTTTCCATTTGGTTGGAAAGAATTGGAAGGTATTGCAGACCGTGGTAATTATGATTTACGCCGACACATGGAATATTCCGGTAAGGATCTGCGTGTATATGATGATGAAACTAAAGAATCATACATTCCACATGTAGTAGAATGCTCAGTAGGTACCGACCGATTGTTCCTTACCTTATTATTCGATGCATATTCAGAAGACATAGTCGAAGGCGAAGAACGTATTGTGCTCAAACTTAATCCAAAAATTGCACCAGTCAAAGCAGCATTCTTCCCACTCAGCAAAAAACTCAACGATCAAACACTAGCCATTTATCATGATATTAAAAAGAAATTAGGTCTTGAACTCATATTTGATGACAGTGGTTCAATTGGCAAACGCTATCGCCGTCAAGATGAAATAGGTACACCAGTATGCTTTACCTATGACTTTGATAGTGAAACTGATAACAGTGTTACGGCACGTAATCGTGATACAACCAAACAAGAACGTATTGCAATTGACAACATTGTACCGTATCTTAAAGATCTCTTAATTTAG
- the mutS gene encoding DNA mismatch repair protein MutS, whose product MTHDNDKNTPLMQQYHDIKNEYQDALLLFQVGDFYELFYQDAQKAAAFLGIALTARGKNKGEPIPLCGVPVHALDHYASKLIKGGFKVAICNQLEKPRPGTVVKRGVTQVLTPGTLTDAKLLDEKSASYLFSLFPMQDQWGLLCGELLTAQLFATVLPAQAEKVLESELIRFFPDEIIIPRNQSGQALQTYVKKLGYFTTAIDVDIAQEQTEIDAWLQQQFKPQVVNTIQQQEALRLALYYFYAYVRRNQAVALGQFNHVHIYKPDDFLLLDGATQRNLELVKNTQDGSHKNTLFSVIDGATTAMGSRMIKKWLLRPLVKQEAIVQRQDVVDACMQDVSLAQQLEDRLKQIGDIERVVGRIALHRAQLHDFVALLHALNVLPTIVALLQPYTHVTLFQVILSQITDFTRLHGLLHAAINVDSSKDWIIQSGFDARLDELRDLAANGNQKIVELEAQEQQATGIGSLKIRYNQVQGYYIEVTKSNTDAVPMHYNRMQTLAGKERYMTDELQSLQGAILRARDECTAVEQEVFNRVKQEVVVYITPLRKLAHALAHLDALLGLSKVAYNNGYVRPVFNQHRIVHITNGRHPVVEQQQNSRFIPNDTILNDQESLWIITGPNMGGKSTYLRQVALIGILAQMGSFVPAQAVQLPLFDRVFTRIGAGDNLAEGKSTFLVEMEETASICALATQHSLVILDEVGRGTSTFDGLAIAQSVVEFLYEHIGSRCLFATHYHELTHLQERYPGVVSYYAASKKTNQGIVFLYKIIKGVADGSFGVEVAKLAQLPPRVIARAQELVNQLDVSHSLPVQAALAQPVVGLESQKIAQLESEMSALRQVLGQKELLLQKLQTIDYNELSPKKAFDVLWELKELQG is encoded by the coding sequence ATGACACACGATAATGATAAAAATACTCCATTAATGCAACAATATCATGATATCAAAAATGAATATCAAGATGCATTATTGCTTTTTCAAGTTGGTGATTTTTATGAACTTTTTTACCAAGATGCGCAAAAAGCTGCTGCATTTTTAGGAATTGCACTTACTGCACGTGGCAAAAATAAGGGAGAACCTATTCCTTTATGTGGTGTGCCGGTTCATGCATTGGATCATTATGCATCAAAGTTAATTAAGGGTGGTTTTAAGGTCGCAATTTGTAACCAGCTAGAAAAACCACGCCCCGGTACCGTAGTCAAGCGCGGTGTAACACAAGTACTTACACCAGGAACACTTACAGATGCAAAGTTGCTTGATGAAAAATCTGCTTCTTATTTATTTTCATTATTTCCGATGCAAGATCAGTGGGGATTATTGTGTGGGGAATTATTAACTGCACAATTATTTGCAACGGTATTGCCCGCACAAGCAGAAAAAGTTTTGGAATCAGAATTAATTCGCTTCTTTCCGGATGAAATCATTATACCACGTAATCAGTCGGGACAAGCACTACAAACATATGTAAAAAAACTTGGTTATTTTACGACTGCTATTGATGTAGATATTGCACAAGAACAAACTGAAATTGATGCGTGGTTGCAACAACAGTTTAAGCCACAAGTTGTGAATACAATACAGCAACAGGAAGCATTGCGATTAGCCCTATATTATTTTTATGCATATGTACGGAGAAACCAAGCAGTTGCATTGGGACAATTCAATCATGTTCATATATATAAGCCTGATGATTTTTTACTATTAGATGGTGCAACTCAACGTAATTTGGAACTTGTCAAAAATACACAAGATGGAAGTCATAAAAATACGTTATTTTCAGTTATAGATGGTGCGACTACTGCTATGGGTTCCCGTATGATCAAAAAATGGTTGCTTCGTCCGTTGGTCAAGCAAGAAGCCATTGTGCAACGACAAGATGTAGTGGACGCTTGTATGCAGGATGTCTCATTGGCACAACAATTAGAAGATCGCTTGAAGCAAATTGGTGACATTGAACGTGTAGTTGGCCGTATTGCATTGCACCGTGCACAATTACATGATTTTGTTGCATTGTTACATGCGCTTAATGTGTTGCCAACCATAGTTGCACTTTTGCAGCCGTATACACACGTAACATTATTTCAGGTTATTTTAAGCCAGATAACTGATTTTACAAGATTACATGGTTTGTTACATGCAGCAATTAATGTAGATAGTAGCAAAGATTGGATTATTCAATCAGGTTTTGATGCGCGTTTAGATGAATTGCGTGATCTTGCTGCAAATGGTAATCAGAAGATCGTTGAGCTTGAAGCTCAAGAGCAACAGGCTACCGGTATTGGCTCTTTGAAGATTCGTTATAATCAAGTGCAAGGGTATTATATTGAAGTTACTAAATCTAATACTGATGCAGTACCAATGCATTATAATCGCATGCAGACATTAGCCGGCAAAGAACGCTATATGACTGATGAATTACAGTCATTGCAGGGTGCTATATTGCGAGCACGAGATGAATGTACTGCAGTTGAGCAAGAGGTATTCAATCGCGTTAAACAAGAAGTAGTTGTGTATATAACGCCATTGCGTAAGTTAGCACATGCATTAGCACATCTTGATGCATTATTAGGCTTGAGTAAGGTGGCATATAATAATGGCTATGTCCGACCTGTATTCAACCAACACAGAATTGTTCACATTACGAATGGTCGTCATCCAGTGGTTGAGCAACAACAAAATAGTCGCTTTATTCCCAATGATACGATACTTAATGATCAAGAGTCTTTATGGATTATTACTGGCCCCAATATGGGCGGGAAATCTACCTACTTGCGTCAGGTGGCATTAATAGGCATTTTAGCACAGATGGGGTCATTTGTTCCTGCCCAAGCTGTACAATTACCATTGTTTGATCGTGTATTTACGCGTATAGGTGCAGGGGATAATTTAGCAGAAGGTAAAAGTACCTTTTTGGTAGAAATGGAAGAAACGGCATCTATATGTGCTTTAGCGACTCAACATAGCTTGGTAATTTTAGATGAAGTTGGCCGTGGTACCAGTACGTTTGATGGATTGGCTATTGCTCAATCTGTAGTTGAATTTTTGTATGAACATATTGGATCCCGCTGTTTGTTCGCAACGCATTATCATGAATTAACCCATTTACAGGAACGTTATCCAGGGGTGGTGAGCTATTATGCAGCCAGTAAGAAAACAAATCAAGGTATCGTGTTTTTATACAAGATAATAAAAGGGGTTGCTGATGGTAGCTTTGGGGTAGAAGTGGCTAAATTAGCCCAATTGCCACCACGTGTTATTGCGCGTGCCCAAGAACTTGTCAATCAGCTGGATGTAAGCCATAGTTTGCCGGTCCAGGCCGCATTGGCTCAGCCGGTGGTAGGCTTAGAATCGCAAAAAATAGCCCAGCTTGAATCAGAAATGAGCGCCTTAAGGCAAGTCCTCGGGCAAAAAGAGCTACTATTACAGAAACTCCAAACCATTGATTACAATGAATTGTCCCCTAAAAAGGCATTTGATGTATTATGGGAGCTTAAAGAATTACAAGGATAG
- a CDS encoding RNA-binding protein — protein sequence MKLYIGNLPYSATENELKDLFSQHGTVVSAKIITDKFTGQSKGFGFVEMSSNDEGNAAIQGANGADFKGRNIKVNEARPVQPRSNDRRSGGSNYNRYN from the coding sequence ATGAAATTATATATCGGCAATTTGCCTTACTCAGCAACTGAAAACGAACTTAAAGACCTTTTTTCTCAGCATGGTACTGTAGTATCAGCTAAGATCATTACCGACAAATTCACTGGCCAATCAAAAGGCTTCGGCTTTGTTGAAATGAGTTCAAATGACGAAGGCAATGCAGCAATCCAAGGCGCAAATGGTGCAGACTTTAAAGGTCGTAACATTAAAGTGAACGAAGCTCGCCCAGTTCAACCGCGCAGCAACGATCGTCGCTCAGGCGGCAGCAACTATAACCGTTACAACTAA
- a CDS encoding trypsin-like peptidase domain-containing protein, with amino-acid sequence MKNRHILISYIFLFLTIVILFLFGYLLYKRQQRIEQASAQIYDDVMRVAIDVPTPEQNVVERVVTSSQLWRPIQEKVENTVVQIFSQIAELDLLQPYKTPKQGTSSGSGFFINADGDIITNAHVIDQASAIWIQIPALGKRVLDVEVLGVSPERDLALLRLTPDSLQQIKDELGTVPYLKIGDSDKVLRSDEVLALGYPLGQQSLKSTTGVVSGFEHRWIQTSAPINPGNSGGPLLNTQGEVVGVNNANIPGAQNVGYAIPISQLEIILPDLYKVKLLRKPFLGIVFNNATDALTEYLGNPAPGGAYIVEVVSNSTLDKAGVKRGDMLYEINNHRLDIFGEMRVPWSEDKVSLIDYVSRISIGEEIKLVVYRNGERKELKAIFEQAESQGVSEFYPGYEELDYEVFGGMVITPLTINHLQLLGSHAPGLAKYMDMKNRNEPTLIITHIFPSSHLYRSRAVAVGSTIHEVNGIKVSNLHEFRNALQQKGDNKFFTMRLSDNVARRSENVIVALEWDKLIEQEPKLAHDYRYPMTNTTKELLAAAQANKALQKATKTA; translated from the coding sequence ATGAAAAATCGTCATATACTCATTTCATATATTTTTCTTTTTCTGACAATAGTTATTTTATTTTTGTTTGGTTATTTATTATATAAGCGACAACAAAGAATCGAACAAGCAAGCGCGCAGATATATGATGATGTAATGCGGGTTGCTATTGATGTGCCGACTCCTGAGCAAAATGTGGTTGAACGTGTGGTGACTAGTTCACAACTATGGCGTCCAATTCAGGAGAAGGTAGAAAATACTGTTGTACAAATTTTTTCACAAATTGCAGAACTTGATTTATTGCAGCCCTACAAAACACCAAAACAGGGAACTTCATCGGGTAGTGGTTTCTTTATTAATGCTGATGGGGACATTATTACCAATGCGCATGTAATTGATCAAGCAAGTGCCATTTGGATTCAAATTCCAGCATTGGGCAAACGAGTACTTGATGTTGAAGTGCTCGGTGTAAGCCCTGAGCGGGACCTTGCGTTATTACGTCTGACTCCGGATAGTTTACAACAAATTAAAGATGAATTAGGTACAGTGCCTTATTTGAAAATTGGGGATTCTGACAAAGTATTACGCTCAGATGAAGTTCTTGCGCTCGGGTACCCATTGGGTCAGCAATCGCTCAAAAGTACAACCGGTGTAGTAAGCGGGTTTGAGCATCGTTGGATTCAGACCAGTGCGCCAATTAATCCAGGTAACTCTGGAGGTCCACTGCTCAATACGCAAGGTGAAGTTGTTGGAGTAAATAATGCAAATATTCCTGGAGCACAAAACGTAGGGTATGCAATTCCTATCAGTCAGCTGGAAATTATCTTGCCTGATTTGTATAAAGTTAAGTTATTACGCAAACCATTCCTTGGCATAGTATTTAATAATGCAACTGATGCATTGACCGAATATTTGGGTAATCCGGCACCAGGTGGTGCATATATTGTTGAGGTAGTTTCCAACAGTACGCTCGACAAAGCTGGGGTCAAGCGTGGTGATATGTTGTATGAGATTAATAATCATAGACTTGATATTTTTGGGGAGATGCGTGTGCCATGGTCAGAAGATAAAGTTTCATTAATTGACTATGTATCACGCATATCTATCGGGGAAGAAATTAAGCTTGTTGTGTACCGCAATGGTGAACGCAAAGAATTAAAAGCTATCTTTGAGCAAGCTGAATCACAAGGCGTATCTGAGTTTTATCCAGGATATGAAGAATTAGATTATGAAGTATTTGGTGGTATGGTAATTACACCACTCACGATTAATCATTTACAATTACTTGGTAGTCATGCGCCTGGCCTTGCAAAATATATGGACATGAAAAATCGCAATGAACCAACATTGATTATTACACATATTTTCCCAAGTTCGCATTTGTATCGCTCACGCGCTGTTGCCGTTGGTTCAACTATTCATGAAGTGAATGGTATTAAAGTAAGCAATTTGCATGAGTTCAGAAATGCATTGCAACAAAAAGGCGATAACAAGTTCTTTACCATGCGTTTATCAGACAATGTTGCGCGCAGATCAGAAAATGTTATTGTTGCGCTTGAATGGGATAAGTTGATTGAACAAGAACCAAAACTTGCACATGATTATCGCTATCCAATGACAAATACAACCAAAGAATTGCTTGCTGCTGCACAAGCGAATAAAGCATTGCAGAAAGCGACAAAGACTGCATAG
- a CDS encoding potassium transporter TrkG gives MSAKNLAHIPPGRILLLSIITTILLGTICLLLPISRVTSVPLIDLFFTATSATCVTGLFTISLDQFTFFGQAVILALIQIGGLGLITMTVFLITLFVNIGMGAQLMAGQILEIDSWNNVKRLLLFIIILTLGTELIGALLIYNAIDHASIDHAWFYALFHAVSSFCNAGITTTIKMIDYQRNWLMLAATIMLMFCGGFGFVTWREILRRIQAYIGKKRYKFSLHSKLIIYVSIMLIIIFSIIFWILEHDNTLLDLNVPLSILNSVFHAVSFKSTGFVTMVPIQLQLATLLMIMISGFIGSSPGSTGSGIKITTFSVFLATIKAAITGKTSTEIQGRQIPLEQVYKAIAIIAFGFTCIIFTTFCLLITEKNTPFLTILFESVTAFTNLGISLGLTSHLSPIGKAFIIMNMIVGRIGSLTLILGLKFRKRTESTTRIKYPEERVMLG, from the coding sequence ATGAGCGCCAAGAATTTAGCCCACATTCCCCCCGGACGTATATTATTGCTTTCTATAATAACAACTATTTTGCTTGGTACAATTTGTCTTCTATTACCTATTTCACGCGTCACCTCTGTTCCATTAATTGATCTTTTCTTTACCGCAACATCTGCTACCTGCGTTACCGGGCTATTTACCATCTCCCTTGATCAGTTTACGTTTTTTGGACAAGCTGTCATTTTGGCACTTATTCAAATTGGTGGCCTCGGTTTGATTACCATGACCGTATTCTTAATCACATTGTTTGTAAATATCGGCATGGGCGCACAGTTAATGGCTGGTCAAATTTTAGAAATTGATTCGTGGAACAATGTAAAGCGACTTTTATTATTTATTATTATTTTGACTCTTGGTACCGAATTAATAGGTGCCTTACTTATTTACAATGCCATAGATCACGCATCAATTGATCACGCTTGGTTTTATGCATTATTCCATGCTGTCTCATCATTTTGTAATGCTGGCATAACAACTACCATTAAAATGATTGATTACCAACGCAATTGGTTAATGCTTGCAGCAACAATTATGCTTATGTTTTGTGGCGGATTTGGATTTGTTACCTGGCGCGAAATTCTCCGACGTATACAAGCCTACATAGGTAAAAAACGTTATAAATTCTCTTTACACAGCAAGCTCATTATCTATGTATCAATCATGCTGATAATCATATTTAGTATCATATTTTGGATACTTGAGCATGATAATACCTTACTTGATTTGAATGTACCACTCAGCATACTTAATTCAGTTTTTCATGCGGTATCATTTAAAAGTACAGGCTTTGTTACAATGGTACCCATTCAATTACAACTTGCTACGTTACTCATGATCATGATTTCAGGTTTTATCGGTTCATCACCGGGATCAACTGGTAGCGGGATTAAAATTACTACATTTTCTGTTTTTTTAGCTACCATAAAAGCTGCAATTACCGGAAAAACTTCAACAGAAATACAAGGTAGGCAAATACCTCTTGAACAAGTATACAAAGCCATAGCAATAATTGCGTTTGGATTTACGTGTATTATCTTTACCACATTTTGCCTGCTCATTACGGAAAAAAATACTCCATTTTTAACAATATTATTTGAGTCAGTTACAGCATTTACCAATCTAGGTATTTCACTTGGGTTAACATCACATTTATCGCCTATTGGTAAGGCATTCATTATTATGAATATGATCGTTGGCCGTATTGGATCACTCACCCTCATACTGGGTCTAAAATTCAGAAAACGCACTGAGTCCACTACGCGCATAAAATATCCAGAAGAACGTGTTATGCTTGGTTAA
- the rplU gene encoding 50S ribosomal protein L21, which yields MEQINSVSKFAIFQTGGKQYQAIEGKTVAIEKLEGEAGTPVQFNEVLFRKNADGVFEVGTPHLTTPIKASIVKQMRGPKITVFRFKRRKKVRVKRGHRQPITVVRIESV from the coding sequence ATGGAACAAATTAATTCAGTCTCAAAATTCGCTATTTTTCAAACCGGCGGTAAACAATACCAAGCAATCGAAGGCAAAACTGTTGCCATAGAGAAACTTGAAGGTGAAGCTGGAACACCGGTTCAATTCAATGAGGTGCTTTTCCGTAAGAATGCTGATGGAGTTTTTGAAGTAGGTACACCACACCTTACAACTCCAATTAAAGCATCTATCGTTAAGCAGATGCGTGGACCAAAAATTACCGTTTTTAGGTTTAAACGTCGTAAAAAAGTACGTGTAAAGCGCGGGCATAGACAACCGATTACCGTGGTTCGTATTGAATCAGTGTAA